Proteins encoded in a region of the Sceloporus undulatus isolate JIND9_A2432 ecotype Alabama chromosome 11, SceUnd_v1.1, whole genome shotgun sequence genome:
- the NIPSNAP2 gene encoding protein NipSnap homolog 2 encodes MLIDIIRVGRDPKGHPIPPASAMQELSIRAPPTICCAPCKSFPTHGNPTLGFVPGTICVPSFVCVFTCRGLASTNNRSGEDSWLKSLFVRKVDPRKDAHSNLLAKRETSSLYKLQIHNVKPECLDAYNKLCQEVLPNVHEGKEYPCTLVGTWNTWYGEQDQAVHLWRYEGGYPALTEVMSKLRHDKTFMEFRKARGSMLLSRKNQLLLEFSFWNEPEPRAGPNIYELRSYQLRPGTMIEWGNYWARAIGFRQDDKEAVGGFFSQIGQLYMVHHLWAYKDLQTREDIRNAAWHKPGWDELVYYTVPLIQEMESRIMIPLKISPLQ; translated from the exons ATGCTCATAGacatcataagagttggaagagaccccaagggccacccaatcccacccgcctctgccatgcaggaactctcaatcagagcaCCCCCAACAATATGTTGTGCGCCTTgcaagtcgtttccgactcatggcaaccccaccTTGGGGTTTGTTCCTGGCAcgatttgtgtgccttcatttgtgtgtgtgttcacctGCAGGGGCCTCGCCTCGACCAACAACCGCTCCGGAGAAGACAGCTGGCTGAAGTCGCTCTTCGTCCGCAAAGTCGATCCCCGAAAAGATGCCCACTCCAACCTCTTGGCCAAAAGGGAGACCAGCAGCCTTTATAAACTGCAGA TTCACAATGTCAAACCGGAGTGCCTAGACGCCTACAACAAGCTGTG CCAAGAGGTGCTGCCAAATGTCCACGAAGGGAAAGAGTATCCCTGTACGTTGGTTGGGACGTGGAACACGTGGTATGGAGAGCAAGATCAGGCAG TCCATCTGTGGCGGTACGAGGGAGGCTACCCTGCGCTGACGGAGGTCATGAGTAAGCTTCGACATGACAAG ACGTTCATGGAGTTCCGCAAAGCAAGGGGAAGCATGCTTCTTTCTCGCAAGAACCAGCTGCTGTTGGAGTTCAGCTTTTGGAATGAACCCGAACCCAGGGCTGGACCCAATATCTACGAACTGAGGTCCTACCAGCTTCGT ccTGGAACAATGATCGAATGGGGCAACTACTG GGCTCGAGCCATTGGTTTCCGGCAGGATGACAAAGAAGCCGTCGGTGGCTTCTTTTCGCAGATTGGGCAGCTGTACATGGTCCATCACCTTTGGG cTTACAAAGACCTCCAGACAAGAGAAGACATCAGGAACGCTGCGTGGCACAAACCAGGATGGGATGAGCTGGTATACTATACAG